In Numidum massiliense, a single genomic region encodes these proteins:
- a CDS encoding site-specific DNA-methyltransferase has translation MTSKLAMKSADLTQKNIERIAALFPNVITETKDEQGKLTHAIDFELLKQELSDVLVEGEKERYQLTWPGKKEAILNANTPINKTLRPVKEDSVNWDSTENLYIEGDNLDVLKLLQESYLNKVKCIYIDPPYNTGQDFVYKDDFKESSVYFLEKTEQVDRDGNRLFHNTDSNGRFHSDWLSMMYSRLKISRNLLCEDGVIFISIDDNELDNLQKLCNEIFGRESFIGCFIWKRRTSSALAATLVSTDHEYVLAYGKNSGIVFNGIPKKYTSYKNPDNDPRGPWMLDNLTVGMTKDQRPNQFYDLVDPKTNKVYKANPNRVWAYIPESMEKMIAEGRIYFPDDENRRPMLKRFMSELKRNVDPISTLLTDVGMNSEGTRAIKDLFEVSIFNYSKPISLIEQLIEQVTGSSDIVIDFFSGSATTAEAVFRLNAKDNSGRKFIMVQLPEETDEKSEAYKAGYHNICEIGKERIRRAAKKIKEETGAEIDYGFRVFRVDSSNMKDVYYAPGDVSQMEMYELISNIKEDRTGEDLLAQVMLECGLELSLPMETKQIAGKTVHYVAGNSLVACFDDDVSEEVMEQIAADQPLRVVFRDRSFGDDAARINVEELFKRLSPSTEIQVL, from the coding sequence ATGACTAGTAAACTAGCAATGAAATCCGCCGACTTAACACAAAAAAACATCGAAAGAATCGCAGCTCTATTTCCGAACGTCATCACAGAAACAAAAGATGAACAAGGGAAATTAACGCATGCGATCGACTTTGAACTATTGAAGCAAGAACTGTCCGACGTACTCGTCGAAGGGGAAAAGGAGCGGTATCAGCTGACGTGGCCCGGTAAGAAGGAGGCCATCCTAAACGCCAATACGCCAATTAATAAAACATTGCGTCCAGTAAAGGAAGATAGCGTCAACTGGGACAGCACGGAAAACTTGTACATCGAAGGCGACAACCTCGATGTGTTGAAGTTGTTGCAGGAGTCGTATTTGAACAAGGTGAAGTGTATTTATATTGATCCACCGTATAATACTGGTCAGGATTTTGTTTATAAGGATGATTTTAAGGAATCCTCCGTGTACTTTCTGGAAAAAACGGAACAGGTTGACAGAGATGGCAACCGTCTGTTTCATAATACAGACTCTAACGGTCGTTTTCATAGTGATTGGTTATCGATGATGTACTCACGGTTGAAGATTTCGAGGAATTTGCTCTGCGAAGACGGGGTTATTTTTATTAGTATTGATGATAATGAACTAGATAACTTACAGAAGTTATGCAATGAGATATTTGGCAGAGAAAGTTTTATCGGTTGCTTTATTTGGAAAAGAAGAACGTCTTCTGCGCTTGCTGCAACATTAGTATCTACTGACCACGAGTATGTACTAGCTTATGGGAAAAATAGTGGTATTGTATTTAACGGGATTCCGAAGAAATATACATCATACAAAAATCCGGACAATGATCCTAGGGGCCCGTGGATGCTAGATAACTTAACTGTGGGTATGACCAAGGACCAAAGACCAAATCAGTTTTATGATCTTGTGGATCCCAAGACTAACAAGGTGTATAAAGCGAATCCTAACCGAGTATGGGCGTATATACCGGAGTCTATGGAGAAAATGATTGCTGAGGGAAGAATTTACTTTCCTGATGATGAAAATAGGCGTCCGATGTTAAAAAGATTTATGAGTGAATTGAAACGGAACGTTGATCCAATTTCAACATTATTAACGGATGTTGGAATGAACTCGGAAGGAACTAGGGCAATAAAAGACCTTTTTGAAGTGTCGATTTTTAATTATTCCAAGCCCATATCACTTATAGAACAGTTAATAGAGCAGGTAACTGGATCATCCGACATTGTTATTGACTTTTTCTCAGGCTCAGCTACGACAGCAGAAGCAGTATTCAGATTGAATGCAAAGGATAATAGCGGTAGGAAGTTTATCATGGTGCAGCTCCCCGAGGAAACGGATGAAAAATCAGAAGCATACAAAGCCGGTTACCACAACATCTGCGAAATCGGCAAAGAACGCATTCGTCGTGCTGCAAAGAAGATCAAGGAGGAAACTGGGGCAGAGATTGACTATGGCTTCCGCGTGTTCCGCGTCGATTCGTCGAACATGAAGGATGTCTACTATGCACCTGGCGACGTCAGCCAAATGGAGATGTACGAGCTCATCTCGAACATTAAAGAAGACCGGACTGGGGAAGACTTACTCGCACAAGTGATGCTGGAATGCGGACTAGAACTGTCGCTCCCGATGGAAACGAAGCAGATCGCCGGGAAAACAGTTCACTACGTGGCCGGCAATTCACTCGTGGCGTGTTTCGATGACGATGTGTCGGAAGAAGTGATGGAACAGATCGCGGCAGATCAGCCACTACGCGTCGTATTCCGCGATCGGTCATTCGGAGATGACGCGGCCCGCATTAATGTGGAGGAACTGTTCAAACGGTTGTCCCCAAGTACGGAAATTCAAGTGTTGTAA
- a CDS encoding IS3 family transposase, whose translation MQTVLRIVHVPRSTYYYQKHYRVKEKKVSGGRPAPGYSFTNSGQKVSDEQIKEWLMELVSGDGYAYGYRKLTVALRSTYDLVINKKKVYRLCKRLGILLPQRRKRIRHPRRLARNRLVERSNELWETDIKYGYIAGENRFFFLLSYIDVYDRSIIDYHVGLACEGQDAVQVLQRALSTRGLQEAQEKPIIRTDNGPQFVSKVFEEACEHYGCEHERIPPNTPNKNAHIEAFHRIVEDECFNKYSFETYEEAYRTVIGFMDFYNNRRIHGSIGDMSPAQFFHAHQTSSLRTKAVRL comes from the coding sequence ATCCAAACCGTTTTACGGATTGTCCACGTACCGCGTTCCACCTATTACTATCAGAAACACTATCGGGTGAAGGAGAAGAAAGTAAGTGGGGGGAGACCGGCACCAGGTTACTCCTTCACAAACAGCGGGCAAAAAGTGTCCGACGAACAAATTAAAGAATGGCTTATGGAGCTCGTCTCGGGTGATGGCTACGCGTATGGGTACCGAAAATTAACGGTGGCGCTCCGTTCGACGTACGATTTAGTCATTAATAAGAAAAAAGTGTACCGTCTCTGCAAACGGTTAGGCATCTTACTGCCGCAGCGACGGAAGCGAATCCGCCACCCTAGGCGCCTTGCACGTAACCGCCTCGTTGAGCGATCGAATGAGCTGTGGGAAACAGACATCAAGTATGGGTACATTGCCGGAGAAAACCGCTTTTTCTTCCTGCTTTCCTACATTGACGTTTATGACCGTTCGATTATTGACTATCATGTTGGATTAGCTTGCGAAGGTCAAGACGCTGTTCAGGTGCTACAACGAGCGCTTTCGACACGCGGGCTTCAGGAGGCACAAGAAAAGCCGATCATCCGGACGGACAATGGTCCACAGTTCGTATCTAAAGTATTCGAAGAAGCTTGTGAACACTACGGTTGTGAGCACGAACGTATTCCGCCGAACACACCGAATAAAAATGCCCATATTGAGGCGTTTCATCGGATCGTTGAGGACGAATGCTTCAACAAGTATTCCTTTGAGACGTACGAGGAAGCATATCGTACCGTCATAGGCTTTATGGACTTTTATAACAACCGCCGCATACACGGTAGTATTGGGGACATGAGCCCCGCGCAGTTTTTCCATGCGCATCAAACATCTTCGTTGCGCACGAAAGCCGTTCGACTCTGA
- a CDS encoding ISL3 family transposase produces MGIADSKVVHTAKKDRKGGMVTMWITSENTTLIKLLQSALLIEKPWELTVMAYDEEQEQWNLYLDFPRGAEFPCPTCGTPSKAYDVSSKSWRHLDFWEWKTYVHARVPRVTCRQCHKVITVHVSWSRPSSHFTWHFESYAMRLMSEMPVKAASRELREHDTRLWRIFRHYVERAMEELDLSNVKRVAIDETSSRKGHQYITLFVDADRKLVLFAVEGKGSETIHRFREHLSSNGVDADQIAEMCCDMSPAFIRGIQDAFPHAQITFDKFHVMKMVNEAVDDVRKEEQKQTPELHKTKYIWLKNEDMLTNDQKKTLERLKDGNLKTGRAYRMKLALQDLWQVNQLFADIFLDEWLGWATRSQLPPFIRVSKTIKKHKEGILRWFTTRMTNGLLEGLNSLIQAAKRRARGYRNPQNLIHMVYMTANKLYIRACASRQA; encoded by the coding sequence ATGGGTATTGCTGATTCCAAAGTTGTCCATACTGCTAAAAAAGATAGAAAAGGCGGTATGGTTACTATGTGGATCACATCAGAGAATACCACGTTAATTAAGCTATTGCAGTCGGCGCTCTTAATCGAAAAACCTTGGGAATTAACAGTCATGGCGTACGACGAAGAACAGGAACAATGGAACCTGTATCTCGATTTCCCTCGTGGTGCCGAATTTCCATGTCCAACGTGTGGAACCCCCTCCAAAGCATACGATGTTTCTTCAAAATCATGGCGGCACTTAGATTTTTGGGAGTGGAAAACGTATGTCCATGCCCGTGTCCCTCGTGTAACCTGTCGTCAATGTCATAAGGTCATCACTGTACACGTCAGCTGGTCTCGACCCTCATCCCATTTTACCTGGCATTTCGAATCCTACGCGATGCGCCTAATGTCGGAAATGCCAGTGAAGGCTGCCTCTCGTGAACTACGTGAACATGACACGCGGTTATGGCGCATTTTTCGCCATTACGTGGAAAGAGCCATGGAGGAACTTGACCTGTCTAATGTAAAGCGTGTCGCGATAGACGAAACGTCCTCTCGTAAAGGTCACCAGTACATCACCTTGTTTGTGGATGCGGATCGTAAACTGGTTCTATTTGCTGTCGAAGGAAAGGGCTCGGAGACGATCCATCGCTTTCGAGAGCACTTATCCAGCAACGGGGTAGATGCAGATCAAATCGCTGAAATGTGCTGTGACATGTCCCCCGCTTTTATTAGGGGGATTCAGGACGCCTTTCCGCACGCCCAGATCACATTCGACAAGTTTCATGTGATGAAAATGGTTAACGAGGCAGTCGACGACGTCCGAAAGGAAGAGCAAAAACAGACGCCGGAGTTACATAAAACCAAATATATTTGGCTTAAGAACGAAGATATGTTAACCAACGATCAAAAGAAAACACTCGAGCGATTAAAAGATGGTAACCTTAAAACGGGGCGGGCGTATCGAATGAAACTGGCTTTACAGGATTTATGGCAGGTTAACCAACTCTTTGCCGACATTTTCTTAGATGAATGGTTAGGCTGGGCAACACGCTCGCAATTACCCCCATTTATACGTGTCTCAAAGACGATAAAGAAACATAAGGAGGGTATTTTGCGCTGGTTTACAACACGTATGACTAACGGTCTTTTAGAAGGTCTCAATAGCCTTATACAGGCGGCAAAGCGAAGGGCACGTGGTTACCGTAATCCCCAAAATCTCATTCATATGGTGTACATGACTGCAAACAAGTTGTACATTCGGGCTTGCGCGTCGAGGCAAGCATAA
- a CDS encoding phospholipase D-like domain-containing protein: MEVFNNVEQLFGDDLKQTLQKKTKVSIAASCFSIYAYEALKNELEQIEEIRFIFTSPTFVADSFKKELREFYIPKRDREKSLSGTEFEIRLKNELTLKAIAKECSDWDQTEGDV, from the coding sequence ATGGAAGTGTTCAACAACGTCGAGCAGCTGTTCGGCGACGATCTAAAACAAACGCTACAGAAAAAGACGAAAGTATCGATTGCGGCGTCTTGTTTTTCTATTTATGCGTACGAAGCGTTAAAGAACGAACTCGAACAAATAGAAGAAATCCGCTTCATCTTTACCTCGCCGACGTTTGTCGCTGACAGTTTCAAGAAGGAGTTGCGCGAGTTTTACATACCGAAGCGGGATCGGGAAAAGAGCTTGTCGGGCACGGAGTTTGAAATCCGCTTAAAAAACGAACTGACGCTCAAGGCAATTGCGAAAGAATGCAGTGATTGGGATCAAACGGAAGGTGACGTTTAA
- a CDS encoding DUF3841 domain-containing protein, whose protein sequence is MSTYWTIQKKEAWEEAQQRGYLIGSEQYVWDYFLRPYRWMIKQMNRRIGHDGTFPVWLWLEEPDLNAGGHGNEGEVLVCLEVEVDDERVLVSDFMAWHCPLNDGFLYLSDEEERLFRDGKSQMTQEESWERIFDLERMKESDWGTGELQGVTGRIPITNVKRAQVFVAKNSCPECGCDVCECE, encoded by the coding sequence ATGAGCACATACTGGACAATACAAAAAAAAGAAGCTTGGGAAGAGGCCCAGCAGAGGGGCTACCTAATCGGTTCAGAGCAGTACGTATGGGACTATTTCCTTCGTCCATACCGGTGGATGATCAAGCAAATGAATCGGCGGATCGGCCACGATGGCACCTTCCCGGTTTGGCTATGGCTCGAAGAACCCGATTTAAATGCCGGAGGTCATGGGAACGAAGGGGAAGTATTAGTTTGTCTGGAAGTTGAGGTAGACGATGAGCGTGTCTTAGTCTCTGACTTTATGGCATGGCATTGCCCGCTAAACGACGGGTTTTTATATTTGTCAGATGAAGAGGAGCGGTTGTTTAGGGACGGTAAGAGTCAGATGACGCAAGAAGAGAGCTGGGAGAGAATATTCGATCTTGAACGCATGAAGGAATCGGATTGGGGGACGGGTGAATTACAAGGCGTAACCGGTAGAATACCGATCACGAACGTGAAACGTGCCCAAGTGTTTGTAGCAAAAAACAGCTGTCCTGAATGTGGATGCGACGTATGTGAATGTGAGTAA
- the queF gene encoding preQ(1) synthase — protein MAGRKEDELTSLSSLGNQATTYAFDYAPEVLEAFDNNYPDRDYFVKFNCPEFTTLCPKTGQPDFATIYISYIPDQKMVESKSLKLYLFSYRNYGGFHEDSVNMIMNDLIELMDPRYIEVWGKFTPRGGISIDPYCNYGKPGTKYEKMAEQRLMQHDLYPEKIDNR, from the coding sequence ATGGCCGGAAGAAAAGAGGACGAACTAACGAGTCTATCTTCTTTAGGTAACCAAGCGACAACGTATGCGTTTGATTATGCACCCGAAGTATTGGAGGCGTTCGACAACAACTATCCCGACAGAGACTATTTTGTTAAGTTCAACTGTCCGGAGTTTACGACGTTATGTCCAAAAACGGGGCAGCCAGACTTTGCAACGATATATATTAGTTACATCCCCGATCAAAAAATGGTCGAGAGCAAATCGCTCAAGCTTTATTTGTTCAGTTATCGGAACTACGGCGGTTTTCACGAGGACAGCGTCAATATGATTATGAATGATCTCATCGAACTGATGGACCCACGCTACATTGAAGTGTGGGGGAAATTTACGCCGCGCGGTGGCATTTCGATTGATCCGTACTGTAATTACGGGAAGCCAGGAACGAAATATGAAAAAATGGCGGAACAGCGCTTGATGCAGCACGATCTGTACCCTGAGAAAATAGATAATCGTTGA
- a CDS encoding transposase produces MKRRQFTKEFKIQVAKEAMEVGNQALVARRYDLGSNLLNRWVREYKDGHYGDVPIESAQPREFSDLAQENDQLKRLLGEKDLEIAILRDLVKKQHPHLLKRLK; encoded by the coding sequence ATGAAACGCCGTCAGTTCACCAAGGAATTTAAAATCCAAGTCGCAAAGGAAGCCATGGAGGTTGGTAACCAAGCGCTAGTTGCTCGCCGCTATGATCTCGGTTCTAACTTGCTTAACCGATGGGTTCGCGAATATAAGGACGGGCACTACGGGGACGTCCCGATCGAATCCGCCCAACCACGCGAATTCAGTGATCTTGCTCAGGAAAATGATCAGCTAAAACGGTTGTTGGGCGAAAAGGATTTAGAAATTGCCATTTTGCGTGATCTTGTAAAAAAGCAGCACCCTCACTTGCTGAAAAGATTGAAGTAG
- a CDS encoding queuosine precursor transporter, protein MFIYLNALFVGLLLISNILGVKLFQVGPFILPAAVIVYVGTFLITDVIGEVYGKEAARKTVQAGFITQIFALVFIFIAITLPAAPLFERQTEFENILGGSFRVILASLISYFASQNVDVTIFHRLKAKHGTKKLWLRNNVSTMTSQFIDTTLFITIAFLGTVPVNVLFGMIVTQYAFKFCIALLDTPLAYLLVRWARRMDVATLFPSK, encoded by the coding sequence ATGTTTATTTATTTAAATGCTTTGTTCGTGGGGCTGTTATTAATCTCGAATATTCTTGGTGTGAAATTATTTCAAGTTGGCCCGTTTATTTTGCCAGCCGCGGTCATTGTGTACGTCGGGACTTTCTTGATTACCGATGTCATCGGTGAAGTGTACGGAAAAGAAGCGGCCAGAAAGACAGTCCAGGCCGGCTTCATCACCCAAATCTTTGCCTTGGTGTTCATTTTTATTGCCATCACGCTTCCTGCAGCCCCCCTGTTTGAGCGGCAAACCGAATTCGAAAACATCTTGGGAGGCAGCTTCCGAGTCATACTGGCAAGCTTAATTTCCTATTTTGCTAGCCAAAACGTGGATGTGACCATTTTTCACCGTCTGAAGGCAAAACACGGCACGAAGAAGCTTTGGTTACGTAACAACGTGTCGACAATGACCAGCCAATTCATCGACACGACGCTCTTCATTACGATTGCTTTTTTGGGAACCGTCCCGGTGAATGTTTTGTTCGGTATGATCGTGACGCAGTACGCCTTTAAGTTTTGTATCGCACTTCTTGACACGCCTTTGGCCTACTTATTGGTGAGGTGGGCGCGAAGGATGGACGTGGCTACTTTATTTCCAAGTAAGTAA
- a CDS encoding Mbeg1-like protein, with translation MTKRFTQADYQLIAMDISYFAEKRVNRVGNEFYEEDLYRAMEEEYHKWLNDKTIQFVEGVPQYSKEKVTIENYRGGAIEKETGFHMNAITKGSPDNPDQIVITFPGTDFSDVEDAQQTIGRQGIRTVDYSQQALDYVEEVKRKYPKAEITVTGHSMSGKLAIQIGIVHPDVEVYAFNPTAIDRKYSKKMDGKTYDNINMFIFDKEIARNERAFQYALMFRTTGRLPFNTYHVDSKGSIKANPFMKEKWLEDHLHGIRNRKHAGPIEQHSTGGFRGVDGRLWDVYSITPIDFAAGSDGTKPIKFDKERYQHFANVLKHEIAPYFRRAMDLLGQMEEDLHKSIKSVIDRAETDIEQLPMESEDIKNSDPRIGAVESLRTERFKRGKYRCYDQEKLSRLLDALDGVYQRMMEVTDVIMETSNDFEVREMTLAQAMSAYKGEY, from the coding sequence GTGACTAAACGCTTTACACAAGCTGACTACCAGCTCATTGCCATGGATATTAGTTATTTTGCAGAAAAAAGGGTTAACCGGGTTGGAAACGAATTTTATGAAGAAGATCTTTATCGAGCAATGGAGGAGGAATATCATAAATGGCTAAACGATAAGACAATTCAGTTTGTCGAGGGAGTCCCCCAGTACTCCAAGGAAAAAGTCACAATAGAGAACTATCGCGGTGGTGCCATTGAAAAAGAAACAGGCTTTCACATGAATGCGATTACTAAGGGTAGTCCAGACAATCCAGATCAGATCGTTATCACCTTTCCGGGAACAGATTTTAGTGATGTTGAAGATGCGCAGCAAACTATTGGTCGTCAGGGCATTCGAACAGTCGACTACAGCCAACAGGCACTTGATTACGTCGAGGAAGTCAAACGAAAGTATCCTAAAGCAGAAATCACTGTAACTGGGCATTCAATGTCGGGAAAGCTCGCTATACAGATAGGAATTGTACATCCGGATGTCGAAGTGTATGCGTTTAATCCGACGGCAATCGACAGGAAGTACTCTAAGAAGATGGATGGAAAAACATACGATAATATTAATATGTTCATTTTTGATAAAGAAATTGCGCGTAATGAACGGGCTTTCCAGTACGCTTTAATGTTTAGGACTACTGGAAGACTGCCGTTTAACACCTACCATGTGGACTCAAAAGGATCCATAAAAGCAAATCCTTTTATGAAAGAGAAGTGGTTAGAGGACCATCTACATGGAATACGGAATCGAAAGCATGCTGGGCCAATTGAACAACATTCTACTGGGGGATTTCGCGGTGTTGACGGCCGGTTATGGGATGTTTATAGCATTACCCCAATTGATTTTGCTGCTGGTAGCGATGGAACAAAACCAATAAAGTTTGACAAGGAACGTTATCAACATTTTGCCAATGTCCTTAAACATGAGATTGCTCCATATTTCCGTCGAGCGATGGATTTACTAGGACAAATGGAAGAAGATCTTCACAAGAGCATTAAGTCAGTCATCGATCGAGCAGAAACAGATATTGAGCAATTGCCAATGGAGTCGGAAGATATAAAGAATAGCGATCCGAGAATTGGTGCGGTTGAATCGTTGAGGACAGAGCGCTTTAAGAGGGGCAAATACCGTTGTTACGATCAAGAAAAATTGTCGAGGTTATTAGATGCACTTGACGGCGTATACCAGAGAATGATGGAAGTAACTGATGTAATAATGGAAACGTCTAATGACTTTGAGGTGCGAGAGATGACACTTGCACAGGCGATGTCTGCCTACAAGGGGGAATATTGA
- a CDS encoding type III restriction-modification system endonuclease — protein MKIKFKHQQFQMDAVKSIVDCFQGQPNESSRFTIDRGKRVIHRQINAEDYETGKFYSDEGYNNSRIKLGDSELLANIQAVQGRTGLPVSKKLEGKYNLTVEMETGTGKTYTYIRTMYDLYKAYGWSKYIVVVPSVAIREGVYKSFQMTEDHFMAEYGMKARVFVYNSKQLHQLDTFASDASINVMIINSQAFSARGKDARRIYMELDDFQSRRPIDVIASTNPIVIIDEPQSVEGKKTKEALQLFNPLFTLRYSATHREDFNKVYRLDALDAYNKKLVKKINVKGIDIKGTTGTESYLYLEGIDVSNKHAPIARLEFEVRQKSGLAKKVRKIHVNDDLYQLSGRLEQYKGFKVSEIDGRNNRLHFANGVTLDAGDVQGDVNEQHFRRIQIRETIKSHFRKERELFAQGIKVLSLFFIDEVANYRQYDADGQEQNGLYADMFVEEYMTLLEEQLAICKDEKYKRYLKGIQVHETHKGYFSVDKKSKRLVDPKVRGRKTESDDVDAYDLIMKDKERLLSFREPTRFIFSHSALKEGWDNPNVFQICTLKQSDSTIKKRQEVGRGLRLCVNQEGERVDATVPGIDVHEINRLTVVASESYEQFAQDLQSEIAETLSERPQKVDQNFFLGKVLEAPNGDQLRIDEDWASKFNYAFIRHGYVNEEGHLTDDYFADAAAGNLKLSEELASFQQSIVKLVETVYVADKVSLTENERGKNIRDLQPNDNFYKREFQELWRKINKQTVYTVRFDSEELIKKCIETLDKELRVPQLRVKIAHGALEKIDSKEQLKQGEGFKILRTKTGMVDSVVNTRVTYDLIGKLMDETKLTRKTIVHILTGIKEATFRQFRINPEEFILRVAKLINEQKAATIIESITYDVLGDTFTTDVFTQNTLQGELGENAVSVDKHIFDYVVTDSHTEQSFAKALDTSTEVSVYAKLPRGFFIPTPVGNYNPDWAIVFKEGVVKHIYFIAETKGTMESLELRGVEEAKVACARKHFQRLNTDELHYGVVSSYEELMDIVIA, from the coding sequence TTGAAGATCAAATTTAAACACCAGCAATTTCAAATGGACGCCGTCAAGAGCATCGTCGACTGTTTCCAGGGGCAACCGAATGAGTCGTCCCGGTTTACGATTGATAGAGGGAAGAGGGTTATCCATAGGCAAATCAATGCTGAAGATTATGAAACAGGCAAATTTTATTCGGATGAAGGATACAATAATAGCAGAATAAAATTGGGCGACAGTGAACTGTTGGCAAATATTCAAGCTGTGCAGGGGCGGACCGGGTTGCCAGTTTCCAAGAAACTGGAAGGCAAGTATAACTTAACGGTTGAGATGGAAACCGGTACAGGAAAGACGTACACATACATCCGTACAATGTACGATCTGTACAAGGCGTATGGTTGGAGCAAATATATTGTCGTCGTGCCGTCGGTTGCCATTCGCGAAGGGGTGTACAAGTCGTTTCAAATGACGGAAGACCACTTCATGGCGGAATACGGGATGAAGGCACGCGTGTTTGTCTACAATTCGAAGCAGCTACACCAACTAGACACGTTCGCCAGTGACGCAAGTATTAACGTTATGATCATTAATTCTCAGGCATTTTCGGCACGGGGGAAGGATGCGCGGCGCATTTATATGGAGTTGGACGACTTTCAATCGCGCCGCCCGATCGACGTCATTGCGAGTACGAACCCGATTGTCATTATCGACGAACCGCAGTCGGTAGAAGGCAAAAAGACGAAAGAAGCACTCCAGTTGTTCAACCCATTGTTCACGTTGCGCTATTCGGCGACACACCGCGAGGATTTCAACAAAGTGTATCGTCTCGATGCTCTCGATGCCTATAATAAGAAGCTCGTAAAAAAAATTAACGTCAAAGGTATCGATATAAAAGGAACTACGGGCACAGAAAGTTATTTGTACTTAGAGGGAATTGATGTGAGCAACAAACATGCACCGATTGCTCGCCTCGAATTCGAGGTGCGTCAAAAGTCGGGGCTGGCCAAGAAAGTGAGAAAAATTCACGTGAACGACGACTTGTATCAGTTATCTGGCCGACTTGAGCAATACAAAGGGTTCAAAGTGTCGGAAATTGACGGTCGCAATAACCGCCTTCACTTCGCGAACGGCGTGACGTTAGATGCTGGAGATGTACAAGGGGACGTGAACGAACAACATTTTCGGCGCATTCAAATCCGCGAGACGATCAAATCGCACTTTCGGAAGGAGCGGGAACTGTTCGCGCAAGGAATTAAGGTGTTGTCCCTTTTCTTTATCGATGAAGTGGCGAACTACCGACAATACGATGCCGATGGCCAAGAACAAAACGGTCTATATGCCGACATGTTTGTTGAAGAATATATGACCCTATTAGAGGAACAACTCGCTATTTGCAAGGATGAGAAGTACAAGCGCTACTTAAAAGGAATTCAAGTGCATGAAACACATAAAGGATATTTTTCTGTCGACAAGAAGAGCAAGCGACTCGTCGATCCAAAAGTGCGTGGCCGAAAGACGGAGTCCGACGATGTCGACGCATACGATCTCATTATGAAAGATAAAGAACGGTTGCTTAGCTTTAGAGAACCGACACGCTTCATTTTTTCTCACTCGGCACTAAAAGAAGGATGGGACAACCCGAACGTGTTCCAAATTTGTACGCTGAAGCAAAGCGACTCGACGATTAAAAAACGGCAAGAAGTCGGGCGTGGCCTCAGGCTTTGCGTTAACCAAGAAGGTGAGCGTGTCGATGCCACAGTGCCTGGAATCGATGTGCACGAAATTAATCGGCTAACCGTCGTGGCGAGCGAATCGTATGAGCAGTTTGCCCAAGATCTGCAGAGTGAAATTGCTGAAACACTTTCGGAGCGACCGCAAAAAGTGGACCAAAACTTCTTTTTGGGCAAAGTATTAGAAGCTCCGAATGGCGATCAATTGCGTATCGACGAGGACTGGGCGAGCAAGTTTAATTATGCGTTTATTCGTCATGGTTATGTTAATGAAGAGGGTCATTTAACTGACGATTATTTTGCCGATGCAGCGGCAGGAAATCTTAAGTTATCGGAAGAACTCGCGTCTTTCCAGCAGTCGATTGTTAAGCTAGTTGAGACAGTTTACGTCGCGGATAAGGTTAGCCTGACAGAAAATGAACGGGGCAAAAACATTCGAGATTTGCAGCCGAACGACAACTTTTACAAGCGGGAGTTTCAAGAGCTGTGGCGAAAAATTAACAAACAGACGGTATACACCGTGAGGTTTGATTCCGAGGAGCTCATCAAGAAGTGCATTGAGACTTTAGATAAGGAATTACGCGTACCGCAGTTACGTGTTAAGATTGCACACGGCGCGTTGGAAAAAATCGATTCGAAGGAACAGTTGAAGCAGGGTGAAGGCTTTAAGATCCTTCGGACGAAAACAGGCATGGTCGACAGCGTTGTGAACACACGAGTGACGTACGATCTCATCGGTAAACTGATGGATGAGACGAAGCTGACGCGCAAAACGATAGTCCACATTTTGACGGGGATTAAAGAAGCGACCTTTCGTCAGTTCCGCATCAACCCGGAAGAGTTTATCCTACGTGTAGCAAAGCTCATCAACGAACAGAAGGCAGCGACGATCATCGAATCGATTACATACGATGTGCTAGGCGATACGTTTACCACCGACGTGTTTACACAAAATACGTTGCAAGGGGAACTGGGGGAAAATGCGGTATCGGTAGACAAACATATTTTCGACTACGTTGTGACCGATTCTCATACGGAGCAATCCTTTGCCAAAGCGCTGGATACGAGTACCGAAGTTAGTGTATATGCGAAGTTGCCACGTGGTTTTTTTATCCCGACACCGGTCGGCAACTACAACCCTGACTGGGCGATCGTGTTCAAGGAAGGTGTGGTGAAACATATATACTTTATTGCGGAAACGAAGGGTACAATGGAATCCCTCGAACTGCGCGGGGTGGAGGAAGCGAAGGTCGCCTGTGCACGGAAGCATTTCCAACGGTTGAATACCGACGAGCTGCACTACGGTGTGGTTAGTAGCTATGAAGAGTTGATGGATATTGTGATTGCGTAA